In the genome of Falsirhodobacter halotolerans, one region contains:
- a CDS encoding PQQ-binding-like beta-propeller repeat protein: MKATTGFVAMATLALMACQREETLPGQRFDVRAPLEASVPTASNPTPVDTTGRTLNRAAPIALPAAQSTNWTHRGGNAQHLSGHVALSAQPSRIWSVDIGAGNGKRQRISAAPVAADGRVFAMDAGGMLTAVSSGGQKLWTTSLRPAGERSQISGGGLAIGGGRVFATTGYGELIALDVTSGAVIWRQRLGAPATGAPTYDSGKVYVVARDGTGWAVDAGNGRVDWTLMGTSEVAGMLGTASPAVAGSNIIFPFSTGEVQTVLRQSGARLWNSAVAGQRRGRSYALIPDITADPVVSGNTVYIGNQAGSTVALDRGTGNRLWAAKEGAYGPVAVGGNSVFLISDEAHLVRLDARTGETIWSQPMPYYTADRIKRRNAITPHYGPVIAGGRIVVASGDGQLRFFSPTDGALVGSLAIPDGAAAQPAVAGGVLYVVGADGQLNAFR; encoded by the coding sequence ATGAAGGCAACGACCGGCTTCGTGGCGATGGCAACCTTGGCGCTGATGGCCTGCCAGCGCGAGGAGACCCTGCCGGGGCAGCGTTTCGACGTGCGCGCGCCGCTTGAGGCCAGTGTCCCCACCGCGTCCAACCCGACGCCCGTGGACACGACGGGCCGGACGCTGAACCGCGCGGCGCCCATCGCCCTGCCTGCGGCGCAAAGCACGAACTGGACCCATCGCGGCGGCAACGCCCAGCATCTGTCCGGCCATGTGGCCCTGTCGGCCCAACCGTCGCGGATCTGGAGCGTGGATATCGGCGCGGGCAACGGGAAGCGCCAGCGCATCTCGGCCGCGCCGGTGGCGGCGGACGGCCGCGTTTTCGCGATGGATGCCGGGGGGATGCTGACGGCGGTGTCGTCGGGCGGGCAGAAGCTGTGGACCACCTCGCTTCGTCCTGCGGGCGAACGCTCGCAGATTTCGGGCGGCGGGCTTGCGATCGGGGGCGGGCGTGTGTTCGCGACTACCGGATATGGCGAGCTGATCGCGCTGGACGTAACCTCGGGGGCGGTGATCTGGCGGCAACGTCTGGGCGCGCCGGCCACCGGCGCCCCGACCTATGATTCGGGCAAGGTCTATGTCGTGGCCCGCGACGGCACCGGCTGGGCGGTGGATGCCGGCAACGGGCGTGTGGACTGGACGCTGATGGGCACGTCCGAGGTGGCGGGAATGCTGGGTACCGCCTCGCCCGCCGTCGCCGGGTCGAACATCATCTTCCCGTTCTCCACCGGAGAGGTGCAGACCGTGCTGCGGCAAAGCGGCGCAAGACTGTGGAATTCCGCCGTGGCGGGGCAGCGGCGCGGACGCAGCTATGCCCTGATCCCCGACATCACCGCCGATCCGGTCGTGTCGGGCAACACCGTCTATATCGGCAATCAGGCCGGCAGCACGGTCGCCCTTGATCGCGGCACCGGGAACCGCCTGTGGGCCGCGAAAGAGGGGGCGTACGGCCCCGTGGCCGTGGGCGGCAACTCGGTTTTCCTGATCTCGGACGAGGCGCATCTGGTTCGTCTGGACGCCCGCACGGGCGAGACGATCTGGTCCCAGCCCATGCCGTATTACACCGCCGACCGCATCAAACGGCGCAACGCGATCACCCCGCATTACGGGCCGGTCATCGCGGGGGGGCGGATCGTCGTCGCCTCGGGCGATGGCCAGCTGCGCTTCTTCTCGCCCACCGACGGGGCGCTGGTCGGCAGTCT